One stretch of Armigeres subalbatus isolate Guangzhou_Male chromosome 2, GZ_Asu_2, whole genome shotgun sequence DNA includes these proteins:
- the LOC134213851 gene encoding adapter molecule Crk, which yields MSTFDVHDRSAWYFGSMTRQDATDMLMIERESGVFLVRDSTTISGDYVLCVREDSKVSHYIINKILSGDDCFMFRIGDQTFSDLPDLLTFYKLHYLDTTPLRRPAIKRCEKVIGKFDFDGSDPDDLPFRKGEILEIINKDEEQWWTAKNSKGQTGQIPVPYVTRYEENIIERPPNATGAGNHHHPAPPVGLHHSENSNVFKSNLNRQLPALARVKQERVPNAYDETALKLNIGDVIKVIKTNINGQWEGELRGKVGHFPFTHVEFIDDDVQHWSGH from the coding sequence ATGTCCACATTCGACGTCCACGATCGTTCCGCGTGGTATTTTGGTTCCATGACGCGCCAGGATGCCACCGATATGCTTATGATCGAGCGGGAAAGCGGAGTTTTTCTGGTTCGCGACAGCACCACCATATCCGGGGACTACGTCCTGTGCGTTCGCGAGGACTCCAAAGTCAGCCATTACATCAtaaacaaaatcctgtcgggagACGACTGTTTCATGTTTCGGATTGGCGATCAGACTTTCAGTGATTTACCGGATCTGCTCACGTTCTACAAATTGCACTATCTAGACACGACGCCTCTGCGGAGACCAGCGATCAAACGGTGCGAAAAGGTGATAGGTAAATTTGACTTTGATGGTAGCGATCCGGATGATTTGCCATTCAGGAAGGGGGAAATACTCGAAATAATCAACAAAGATGAGGAACAATGGTGGACAGCGAAAAACTCCAAGGGTCAAACAGGTCAGATTCCCGTTCCGTATGTCACGCGCTACGAGGAAAACATTATCGAGAGGCCACCGAATGCAACGGGCGCCGGTAACCACCATCATCCTGCACCCCCCGTGGGACTCCACCACTCGGAGAATTCCAACGTTTTCAAATCGAACCTCAACCGGCAGTTGCCGGCTTTGGCGCGGGTTAAGCAAGAGCGAGTGCCAAATGCGTACGACGAGACGGCCCTCAAGCTGAACATTGGCGATGTGATCAAGGTGATCAAAACCAACATCAACGGCCAGTGGGAGGGCGAGCTACGCGGTAAGGTAGGTCACTTTCCTTTTACCCATGTGGAGTTCATCGATGACGATGTTCAGCACTGGAGCGGACACTAA